The following are encoded together in the Candidatus Methylomirabilis oxygeniifera genome:
- a CDS encoding exported protein of unknown function (Evidence 5 : No homology to any previously reported sequences), protein MRLLRLIGKGLAWAIILTAVAVVSGAITVWFATEKDKVQLPRVIGMDATAALELLREQGLQPKVSGREYNEKIPKDAVLFQRPASGSWVQTNSEVRLVVSQGGDAVALPPLAGLPLPEAQQLLQRYGFTLGRVAKVHSSERPNGEVITQDPEAGAIVRRGSPVAVLLSLGPLEEPPPALTLPSLSLREPHSTKR, encoded by the coding sequence ATGAGACTCCTCCGACTGATTGGCAAAGGACTGGCGTGGGCCATAATCCTGACCGCAGTGGCTGTCGTGAGCGGCGCCATCACGGTGTGGTTTGCTACCGAAAAGGATAAGGTCCAGCTTCCGCGCGTAATCGGAATGGACGCCACGGCGGCGCTCGAACTGCTGCGCGAGCAGGGGCTCCAGCCGAAGGTGAGCGGCCGGGAGTATAACGAGAAGATTCCGAAGGATGCCGTCCTGTTCCAACGGCCGGCCAGTGGCTCGTGGGTGCAGACAAACAGCGAGGTCCGTTTGGTGGTCAGTCAAGGGGGCGATGCAGTGGCGCTTCCGCCTCTCGCCGGGCTGCCCCTACCTGAGGCTCAGCAGCTTCTCCAGCGATATGGCTTCACCCTTGGCCGGGTAGCGAAGGTTCATTCGTCGGAGCGGCCGAATGGAGAGGTGATCACCCAGGATCCCGAAGCCGGCGCCATCGTCCGGAGGGGAAGCCCGGTTGCCGTCCTACTGAGCCTTGGCCCGCTTGAGGAGCCGCCTCCCGCACTCACATTGCCTTCCTTGAGCCTGCGCGAACCGCACAGCACGAAACGATGA
- a CDS encoding protein of unknown function (Evidence 5 : No homology to any previously reported sequences) — protein MADRLIHSFPCVMWVELLGSRLGDERTLGGLGFRDKSWSKSFCSCLYVTRCVHGITRHSYGNYRFPRSFPFDPSREPTCRSPLA, from the coding sequence GTGGCGGATCGATTGATACACTCTTTCCCATGCGTGATGTGGGTAGAGTTGCTCGGCTCCCGCTTGGGCGACGAGCGAACACTTGGGGGGCTAGGCTTCCGTGATAAGTCGTGGTCAAAGAGCTTTTGCTCTTGCCTTTACGTTACTCGTTGTGTACATGGGATCACCAGGCATTCATATGGAAATTATCGGTTCCCACGATCATTCCCATTCGATCCCTCTCGAGAACCAACCTGCCGCTCACCGCTCGCATAG